ttatgcacagcgtcgcgtttgtgacgccggctccagacatccttttttttttgggcGTTCCCGTTACCAACTCACAGCGTTTATTGTCTTGCTTTCAGTTTTGTAGTAGCTTGTATCGTAATTTTGGGATGTTAATGAGGTGCGGCTGTAGTGTTAAACGCTGcttattacacatgtaaatataaattTCCATTAAATCCTATGTTCACATTTCTGTAGAACAGGGCAGCGTCTGAGATGCAACGCTGAACAGATATGTGAGCACATGCCCAACGCCGTTTTTTGTGACCCATGCATTAACTTTTCCATGGTTTTAgggtcagaaaaaaaaacatcatgcaTCGTCCTCTGTGTCCTGACGCATGATTCACAAAACGATAGGGCAACACATGTTATTTCAGGCCCCTAGGTAAAATATAGTGGCACATGCATTGCCGTGGCTGCACCGAACAAAACGCTAATGTCAACTTTGCcttctaaccaaaaaaaaaaagatgtgtgaacactatttaacagtattggttgtcttgtgtcactttagcaaatcatatgtaataattattttttattgtgctttttcaggttgccatgtctctttcggatgtacctgcgattgtagcggctgcattgctgttagaagctcagaaccagctggaggctgaagcgcgaaacaatcgtgcaaagcgacagcgccgcatgtggaccagacagtggctgcagaagaggaatcaattgtcccacatgggcctaatcagggaactgaaggagaacaacccgcatgatttcaagaactacctgagaatgtccgaggattcatttaatttcctacttgaagctgtggaaccttatattaggcggcaaaatacaaggatgcgagctgctgtccctgtggatgagagactggctgttacgctccggttcctggcgactggaaggtctatgcaagacttgcattactgcgctgcgatttcccgaaccctactcagcgtcataattccggagacatgtaaagcaattatctctgctttacaccaaaattacatgcctttcccggagaccccggatgattggaaagagatttcaaggggatttcatgagcaatggcagttccctaattgcgggggtgccttggatgggaaacatgtccgcatcacccaaccaacacactccggctccttttattataactataagggttatttcagcgtaattctgatggccctcgttaatgcgaactacgaatttgtaagtgtgtctgtagggattaacgggagattatctgatggcggagttttggagctaaccgattttggggaccgcttgaaagaaaacaaactggccttgcctcccaacagtgacactactgaaaacatgaactttgtgtttgtcggagatgaggcgttcccactgcatcccaaccttttgaagccattctcccagaaaactctgacacctgagcggcgcatatttaattacc
The nucleotide sequence above comes from Ranitomeya imitator isolate aRanImi1 chromosome 7, aRanImi1.pri, whole genome shotgun sequence. Encoded proteins:
- the LOC138644875 gene encoding uncharacterized protein; this encodes MSLSDVPAIVAAALLLEAQNQLEAEARNNRAKRQRRMWTRQWLQKRNQLSHMGLIRELKENNPHDFKNYLRMSEDSFNFLLEAVEPYIRRQNTRMRAAVPVDERLAVTLRFLATGRSMQDLHYCAAISRTLLSVIIPETCKAIISALHQNYMPFPETPDDWKEISRGFHEQWQFPNCGGALDGKHVRITQPTHSGSFYYNYKGYFSVILMALVNANYEFVSVSVGINGRLSDGGVLELTDFGDRLKENKLALPPNSDTTENMNFVFVGDEAFPLHPNLLKPFSQKTLTPERRIFNYRLSRARRVVENAFGIMANRFRVFHTAMNMKLSSIDSVVLACCVLHNFLRRRDATAYSPPQYVDSVDPANGDITQGEWRLDEHRVSGLESLGSGRNNDDATNCREKYCDFFNGPGAVSWQHQQL